The segment CCTGCGCGCCGGCCGTGACGTTTTGGTCGCGATAAGGCGTCTCGGCGTACGAGATATTGACCAGCGCGCCGACCTCGCCGCCGTTGGCGGTTTTCCAGCGGTTGCTGAAGAGCGCGCTGTAGTTCGGCCCGATCTTGTCGCGCTGTTCCTGGTAGATCCCGCGGGCGGCGAGCGCCACACGGCGGCCTTCGAAGTCGAAGGGCCGGTGCGTGCGTACGTCGACCGAGCCGGCGATGCCGTTTTCGATCAGGTCCGACGAGCGGGTTTTGTAGACGTCGACGCGGGCCAGCAGCGTGGTCGGGATGTCCTGCAAGGCCATCGCCTGACCGGACGAGATGAACATATTCTGGCCGTTCAGCGTCGTGTTGATGTCATTCAAGCCGCGGATCGAGACGGTGCCGATTTCGCCGGCGCCGCGATTGGTGACCTGAATGCCGGTCATGCGCTGCATCGACTCGACCAGGTTGTTGTCCGGGAACTTGCCGATGTCTTCCGAGACGATCGAGTCGACGATTTGGACGGACTCGCGTTTGATGTCCAATGCCGCCGTCAAGCTGCTGCGGAAGCCGGAGACGACATAGGTGTCGAGCTGGACGACGTTGTCGTCGGTCGGGGTCGCGGCGGGCGCAGTGGGCTGGGCTTGGCCCAGGGTCACGCCGGCGGCGAGCACCAACAGGACAGCGAGAGCGTTACCGGCGGTTTTCCTTTTTTGAGCAGGAAAACTCCGGGACGTGCGTGGTGAGTTTGGGGTCATAAGCACAGTATCTTGGCGGAGTTGCGTGGTGACATGTCAAAAGGCCGCGCCTCGCGAGAAGGCGGCAAGCGCGACCGGGATTGTTGCTTCAGCCTTACATGCGCCAACCGGGCGTAAAACCCGACACTCCGTAAGCGCGCTGCGGAAGCCGTCAGGCTGTGGCTAGGGTGGGGCGCGTTGCCCTCAACGCGCTTCAGCGGCTCGGGGCAAGCCGTTCTACTGCTCCGACCTCGACGCGAAGCTGCTACCCTGGGGACGCGACGCCCCCGTCGCGTCAGGCGGGGGTTCGAGGACACTCAGGGGCAGAGTGACGGCCCCGGGGTGGCATGAGGCCCAGGAACGCGACGAGGGCGTCGCGTCCCCAGCGTCGGATCCTCAACGCTGCGTCTGCAGTGCGTTGCTCAGTCCGGCCGCGCGAACGACACGATCTGGTTTTGCTCGCGGTGATTCGTCCAGAAATGCGTGCCGTCGAATGCGAGCGCGCGCGCGGCAAACGGGATGTGCGCGATGTCTTCGATCTTCGGGGTGGCGGGCCGTGGATCCACGCGCGTGAGCCAGTAGTCCGTGGTCTCCTCATCGTCCGTCGTCGCGAGATAGATGATGCCGTCGACGATCACCTGGCCGCAGATCCCGTGCGGGACTTGAATAATCCGCTCCACCTGTCCGTCTTCGCCGAGCGTCAGCACTTTCTTGGGATACCACTGGCTGACGTGCAGCCGCCGGCCGTCGTAGCCGAGCTGCGAGCCGGTGTCGTCGGGGCAGGGGAGGGCGAACTTGGGATCGAAGCCATGATACGGGATGCAACGCCGGATGATCCGGGTGTCGTCAGCGGTCTCGCCACAGAGCACGCGCAGTTCGCCGCCGAAGGCCGTCATCCCGTACGGCGTGCCGGGCGCGGCGATTTGCCAGCGGACGGCCCACGCGGCCGGATCGATCGCGAAAATCTGTTTTGTCTCGCGGGAGCCCATCCAAAGCAGCGCGCCATCCCACGCGAGGGATTGGGGCTTGGGGGCCGGCGAGGCGAGACGTTGCAATTCCTGAATCGTCTTCATGCGTTGGTGCTACGCCGTTGCGCGTCGCGGGTGAAGCGCGGAATCAGTGAAACGTGTCAGCGCGGCAGTTTGGTGGCCGCATCAGATTCAAACTGGGATGGTGAATCTCCCGAGTTTAGGTTTTGGGAGTGGAATCTGGATTGAACCCCAGATTCACCGGCGCATTGGGTGGTTTGGGCAAGGATTGTGGATTGGTGATGGGCGTCTCTGCTCCCACCGCCGTGACGGTCAGCGCGTTGACCCAGATCTGCCCGCGGCCCGCCAGAAACATTCCATAGTTGATCGCTTCAGCATCACGAGGCACGTCGAGGACGATGGAATACTCTTGCCAGTCGGTGGTGCCTTTCGGAGCCCGGTTGCGCATATTATCGAAAGCCAGAATATTCCCACGCCCTTTGCCGTCCACGCGCAGCCAGAGATGGGCGCCTTCATCTTGGACATCCTGGGTCTTCATCCAGCCACTGAGCCGAACGCGTTGCCCCCGATAAACGTCGGCGGCTGTCACCTGCATCATTCCGCCGAATCCCTCGGCAGTGGAGAGGTCGTTGGATTTCACGTAGGCGCTGGGCATTCCGCCCCACGGCTGCGTCTGGTCGACGCCGACGTCATAGCCCTTGGTGTTGTTGCCATTCTTGAACCAGCCGGGCGGGGCTTGGCGAGTGATGCCGGGCACCTCAACGGGCTCCGCTTTCGCCGCGACCGCCGTCGTCGCCGTTGCGGCGGTTGCGGTGCCTACCGCGGTGGTGCTGGCCGGGGCCGTTTTCAGCTCACGGATTTGATTCTCGAGAGCGCGGACCGTTTCGGTGGCACGGGCGTGTTCGGCGCGAAGGGAACCGAGTTCGCCGGCGAGGACGTTTGTCTGGTGGATCTGATAGCCGATGATGCCCAAGCCGGCGACGGCGGCGAGGGTGGCGGTGATTTTGGTCGTGCTCATGGTGGCGACAAAAACTGCGAGGAGAGAAGTGGTGCCGACGGTGCTCAAAGCCGCGTCCGCGATCGTGGTGGACAAGCCGCTCGGCACCAGCGCGCTGGCCGAGGAGGGCAGCAGGCCTGCGAGGACCGCGGCCGTGGAGTCGAAGCCACGGCGCTGGAGCTGTTCGCGGAGCTTGGACAAAGCGCGTTCCACCCGCATCCGCGCCGCGTTTTCCGTGCGGCCGCTGGCGGTTCCGATCTCGGCGAACGACTGATTCGAAAAATAGCGGGCGAGAATGGCGGAGCGATCCGGCTCCGCCAGTTCGCTCAACGCGTCGTCGAGCACCGTCTCGATTTCTTCCCACCGGTGACCGGACGGCGAAGGCGCGGTTGTCGTGCCGCGCTGGTGAGCTTCCTGTTCGCGGGCGGCCCGGTTGATTTGCGCGCGCATGAGGTTGTGGGTTTCGTAACAACAGCAGCGGTGCAACCAGCCCATTACGCTTGGGTTCTGCGCGACTCTCGCCGCCTTGCGGGCGAGCGCGATGAACACCGACTGCGTGGCTTCCTGCGCGAGGTGCGGATCGTTCAGCCGCCGAAGAGCGACGGCGTAAACGAATCCGATCCGCTGCCCGACGAGTTGCCGGAAGGCGGCTTCGTCCCGCTTGGTCGCGAAAGCATGAAGCAGGGAGGCATCGTCGTTCATCGTTCCACTTATCTATCAGCAGCCGATGGCAAAACCGCACACAAAAACCTGGAGCGGGCGATGAGGGTTATTTGGCGGTCGATTCGGTTTGGGAACGCCAAAAGGGGAGGGCTGAAAAAGGGGCATTGACAACCGGGCGTGCGGCCTTGTTTTTCGTCCCCTCATTCGCCCAGCTTGGGCTGGCGAAGCCACGTTGCCCGGTAGCTCAGTGGCAGAGCAGGTGACTGTTAATCACTTGGTCGCTGGTTCGATCCCAGCCCGGGCAGCCATTCGACTCCGGTCTCGCGTGGCTCGACCTTCGCTCATGGCAGGCCACTCGACGCGAGACCGGAGTCGAATGCCCTCAGCAAGCGCAGCGCGCCGAAGGGCTTTCGACGCTCAGCGGGATTGCGCGGTGTACCCGCTGGCCTTTAAGTCGCCTGCATGGTTGTCCACTTCGCAGAAGTGAATGCGCCAGCGCCTAATCCAGGCGAATACTGGGTCTACATTCTCGAGTCCTCGGACGGCGCGCTCTACGTAGGCCAGACGAACAACGTTCCTGAGCGCCTCCGCAAGCACGGGTACAGGATTGGCAGCAAGTTCACTCGCGATCATATCCGCCCGACCCTGGTGTATGTGGAAAGGCGAGCGACCCTGCAAGAGGCGGTGTCTCGCGAAGCCCAGCTCAAGCGTTGGTCCCGAGCCAAGAAGGAGGCCCTGATTCGCGGCGACGCGCAGTCCCTCCACCGCCTCAGCCGATCGCGCGACTGACTCAACCGAATGCTGGAATGCTCGGCGCCGTCCCGCTCCAACTCGCACAGCGATGTTCGGGTAAACCTTACGTTCGTAAGGTTAATCCAGTCAGCAAACAATGCCCACCGACCGCTCGGCGCGCCGCCAAGCAGCTTGGTCGCGCCCATTCGCTATTCGCGAATCACGAATAAGCGAGTCAGACCTACGCGCTCACGCCTTCTAGGAAAATCGACGTTCGATGGTGCTGGAGAAAATGTTTCTGGTCCGAGTTGAAGCCGCCAACCTGGGGTGGGTTGTCAGGATTGACGCCCATACGCCGGAGGGAATCGACGTCGGCGATGGGCGAGATGAGCGTTTCGCCGGAGTCAGCAAACGAGATAAAACCGCGGTCGAAAAGATGATCGATCGTTGGCGTGAGCAGCAGCCCGTTCCCGGCGGCCAAGCGCTCCTCGTTGTTCGATTCGCGCCACGGCTTGATGTGGCTGGCGATGAGGTGAACGGGGTTTGAAACCTGCGTAACCCGGCAGCGAGTTTCAAAGCGGCTGACGTTGATTTTGAAGCGCCCTTGGCCGAGACGCGATTTGATGAGCGCAGCGCGCTCGGTTTGGGGCAGCTCCGATGATTCGATCTTTCGTTCCTCGATCTGCTCCCACTCGTCGATTCCAGGCAATTCCACCTCAATTTGGTTTCCGTCACCCAACTCGGCGACGTGTCCGGCGGGGACTACGAAGCCGATCCGGTCTGCCACGATATGTCCGAGCACATCGGGGATGGCCGCGAGATAGACCGCCTGACGGCCGGTGCCATCGGCGTTGAGCGGAGAGTGGCGAACTCCGATGTAGGGCCCGATGTCATCGAGGACGAAGTGCGGCTGAACCGGGTTAGCCGCCGTGAGAAAATCAACGTCAACTCGCCACCCGATCACATCCCACGCGTTACCAATGTGACCGAATTCGTCCGGCCGTGGCGACGTGTAGCAGTGGGTTTTCGCCGTGCCGGCGCCGCGGATCAGTCCGTCCGCGTAGGAGAAAACAACGTCACCCGGCCGAACCATGCGCATGCAATCATAGAAAACATTTCGCGCGCCATCCTTCCGCCGCTTCGGCGACCAGATGTAGCCGCCACGAAATTCGTGCCGGAAGGTCTGTTTGTGATTCACCCACCAGAATGCCACCAGAGCAAATCGCAGCGCATTTCATCCCGTGAGTCAGTTGAGAAATTACCTCACCACCGGAGGGCTTACGTAGGCTCTTGTGAACGCCCCCGGTTCGGCTTTGCACGGCGGGGGCCAAGGCACCCCTCCGGTCGGTGTTGCCTCCTTGCCCGCCAGCCGTTCGACTCATTGCCATGCTGCCGGTGCTTGCCGCCGTTCTAGTCATTGCCGCAATCATCGGCCTAGTTGTTGGCGTCGTGTATCGATTGGTGTTCGCACGGTTCGTGCGAAGCTGGTTCGGCGAGGAATCCCGACGTGACTATGATGCTCGCCGACGCCGCCGGTCATTCGAGTGGCGCTGCGGTCAATTCTTCACATGGATGTATGTTTCCGGCGCGTGCGGCGTGATTCGCGGAATGCTGCCCGAGGTGTCACCGTTGGCGATAGGGGCGCAGATCGTTGCGCTTGTCATCGCCGGCTTATTTGCGTGGGGCGCAGTCGTTCGCTGGCGTGCACCTTTTACAGACTGACGATTGAATTCGGTGGGCGCAACGGGCCGGCTGCGACGCTCGCGTCCGGCCGCCAGAGTCTCTGAGCAAACCTCGAGTGGCGGCATCCGCCGTCCGCGAACGGCGCCGGCCATTGCAGCGAAAGTAAGCTCGTGCGGCCACGGCGCCAGTGCTTCGCTATGCATCGTCCAGCATGAAGCTTTTCGTTGGAGTCACCAACAACGACTGGTTCCGCTTCCTTTCGGAGCGAAAACCAGACGAGGTGAATTTCTGGCGACCGCGCAGCCAGACCGACTTCAAGGCGCTGCAACCGGGTGACCTCTTTCTTTTCAAGCTCCACTCACCGCTCGATTTCATCGCTGGCGGCGGTGTGTTCGTGCGCCACTCGTTCCTGCCGCTGCCGCTTGCATGGCAGGCGTTCGGCGAGAAAAATGGCATGCCGGACTTCGAGACGTTCGAGCGTCGAATCCTCGAGCACCGGGACCAGGCGGAACTGACACGCCAACTGGGCTGCACAATCCTGGTGCAACCGTTTTTCTGGACCCGCGATCTCTGGATTCCGATCCCGAGTGACTGGAAAAAGAACATTGTGACCGGCAAGGGCTACTCGGTCGGATCGCCTGCGGGCATTGCTCTATGGACCGAAGTGCGTTCGCGTCTGGACGGCAACGCCCTCCCTGAAATCGCCGCGGTGGCTGAGGAGCATGAACGATATGGCGCGACGGCGACCATTCGGCCACGGCTTGGACAGGGAGCGTTTCGCGTCGAGGTCACCGATGCATATTCCCGTCGCTGCGCGATCACCGGAGAGAAGACGCTGCCGGCATTGGAGGCCGGGCACATCCGCCCTTACGCGAAGAGCGGGCCGCATGAGATTCGGAATGGACTCCTGCTCCGCTCGGACCTGCACAATCTTTTCGATCTCGGTTATCTCACCGTGACGCTCGACTACCGCGTCGAGGTAAGCCGACGCATTCGGGAAGAATTCGAGAACGGCCGGCATTACTACGCGCTACACGGTCAGTCACTCGCTGTCATCCCACGTCACGAAAAATCGCGACCGGCTCCGGAGTTTCTCGAGTGGCATCACGGGATATTCAAAGGCTGACCGCGTGCCTCAAGGCCAAGCCGAGCATCACCCTTTTACCGCACGCCTGATGAGGCCAGAGACAATTCTAATTCGGGTTCGACGGCGGTCGATGTCGCTTGCAGCGCGCGTTACCGCCTCGACGTAGTCATTCACGTGGTCGGACTTCGACGGCTTGGCGTCCTTCTTTTTCGTTCTGTCCACGTCATCGCGAAAACCCGAAAGCGCTTCCAGTAATCTCTTCTTCCTGCTCCCCGTTATCGTCTCTGCTGCAAAGTGAGAGAATGCGAGGAACAACGAGTAGAAGTCGCTTTTTCCGCTCCATCTGCGAAGTTCCTCGTGCGGCAACACATCTTCGATTAATGCTTTTGTGTCTCGAAAGAGCTTAGTGTGCTCTTCCTTCTCAGGAAAGTCCTTTTCGTATTGTTCATAATAATCATCAATCGTGTCCTTCTTGTTCTGCGGACCTGACACTACACCGATGAAAAGTTCGCTGACGAATTCGATGTCCTCCATACGTCGAATCTGCCTAGTCGTGACAATTTTATTCTCAGACCACCATTCGTCGTCTGCGATATTCTCCATCAGCTTGATGAATTTCCCTTTGAAATGGGCGTGACGGAGTTCTTGGTCGTTTAATGTAACAGCGTGCTTATTAAGCCGTCGAAAGAGATCGCGGATTTCCGCATCGTTAGCGGAGCCGAGTTCACGGACGACGATTTTATAGGCCCAATATTTTGTCCTTTGCTCTGGAGTGAGCTGTTTGAACGTCTTGCCCAAAAATTTTGGGCTCACGTCATCTCCCTGAAGCGGAAAATCGCCCGCGGCAAAGCCCAAAATTGTTCGAATCCGCTGTTGCCCATCGACCACCTCGAATTTCGAACCACCGTCTTCATCAACAATATTTCGAATGTAGATTTCAGGGAACGGCAGCTCGTGCAGAATCGTGTCGACTAAGTAGGATGCTTCATCCTCGAGCCACACGTGGTTCCGCTGAAAATCGGGGGAAAGGTTGAGCTTGTCGGCTGCGTGCTGATCTTTGAACCACGCGATGTTGTGCTGGGTTGCGTCGGGTTGCATTGGGTTAGAGCGTTGCGAGAGAGGTGATCTGATACCAGCGGTAGTCTTCGAATGTCCGGTAGAACCGCATGTTGGTAGTGAATCCTGTCGTGGCAACATGCGTTCCTGATGCGCGACGCACGGCGAGGACCCGTTCAAAGCCAATCGAACTGGAGGGGACGTGGTAATCAGAAATGAAACCTTTGAAAAGATTGCCCGCCATGTGGCGGCGCTCGTCCGTGGTCAACGTCAGAGTCAATTTGCGGTGTGCATCTAGGACGGCGTCCCAAGCCTCGCGGAACAGGCCCTCGCTTACAACGACCACATCTAGGTCCGACACATACCCCGTTTTTCGTGATTCCGATGAGAAAGGCCTCCACGCCTTCGCCGGATCGAGGCTAAATCCAAACAACACGCTTCCGCACAGGTGAACCTTGGCGTCTGGCTGTTTCACCGCAGCCGCGATTCTCGCCTGCCATTCCGAAAATTGCACCGGGCCGTCGAAGAGGCAGGGGACGGTCGACGTAAACAGGGAGTCGAATGTTTTCGCCGGACCATCGGTTTGCAGCAATCGCTTCAACTGAAAGGGCTTCAGTTTCGCCATCGAAGGTAACCCAGCCGACTCGTAAAAAGACGCAAGCTCATGTCGCTGCCTCTGAGACAATGGCCCGCACGGCAGCGCGGAGTTCTGGAGCCAGTTTCGCCCACATGTCCACGATTTCCCGCAGACTGTCTAGCCCCTGTGCGCGCAGGTGTGCGTCAGCGGTTTTGGCGCTCGCCGAAGAAATTGCCCCGGCGCACGCCTCCAGAAAACGGACGATTGGTTCGATCCCAGCCCGGGCAGCCATTCGACTCCGGTCTCGCGTGGCTCGAGCTTCGCTCATGGCAGGCCACTCGAAGCGAGACCGGAGTCGAATGACCTGAGCAAGCGCAGCGCGTCGAAGGGCGTTCCGAATGCGCTGGTGACCGAGAGCCGTTGGCCTTGTACGTGGCAGGGCGTGTCTCCTGAGACGTTGGCGCTGGCGGAGTACAATCACGGCAGTGGCGGCCTGGTCGCGGCCACCAAAACCTTCGCCGGCCAGGGCTCGCCACCTTAGGTGCGGTCGTTCAACGTGGACATCGTCGTCACCGTGCCGAGTTTGGAAAACGGCCCGCTTCCGAAAAACCAGTGATCAACGCCGAACCCGCACGCCCCGCTCCAGCGCCCGCGGCGCCTCGCGCGCCGGAGGCCCACCGGCCGGATGCGCGCCGATTGCGTCATCTCGCGTTCGCGATGACCGGACTCTTGGCGATCGTCTTCGCCGGGCTCGTGCGCGTGCAGCTCGTGCATTCAGCGAGCTACGTCGCCCGGGGGCAGCGCCAACATCACCGACAACTCGTGGTCCCCGCTTCCAGGGGGAATATCTATGACCGCGAGCGTCGGTTGCTGGCCACGACCCGCACGCCCAGCACCGTCGCGTTCGACCTGGGGCAGTTGCGCAACGAGGCGGTCGTGGAGGGGGAAACCGTTTCTTTCGGCGACCGTTCGTTGCGACGAGTCAGTCCTTCGGCCAAGGACCGCTTGGCCACGGCGCAACGCCATGTCGACCGGCTCAACGCCGTGACAGGACGGGCCGTGCAACTTGACGCGGCTCGGCTGGATTGGGCTTACCGCCGCCGTCCCAATGTCCCTTTCGTGCTGATCGAGGACGTGACGGTGCAGGAGGCGACGCGGGTGGCGGCCGCCTTTGCCCGATCGAGCACCGTGCAACTAGCGCGGACGCCGCGCCGCTGGTATCCGTTTGGACGAACCGCCGCACAGGTGCTGGGTGGCGTGCATCGTGAAATCGTGCGCCCGGCCAGCCGGGTCAGCCGCGAAGGGTATCGGACGATGGCCGCGACCGGCACGACGGGAAACTCGGGGATCGAGAAGCTGTTCAATCGCCGGCTCGAGGGCCATCCCGGCGCCGCGGTGGTCCAGCTGGACGTATTCGGCTTTTTGGCCGGCGCGCCCGTGGTCACGGAACAGCCGATACAGGGGGAAGATGTCGTGCTCAGCCTCGATGTCGACCTGCAGCTCGCGGCGGAACGCGGGATGAGTGAGAGCGCCGCCGTGCGCGGTGCTGCCGTCGCGTTGTCGATTCAGACGGGGGAGGTTCTGGCCATGGTGAGCAGGCCCGACTACGATCTGAACGTTGTCTCACCGGTCCTCACGCCCGAGCTGAAGCTGCAAATCGATGCGGAGGAGGGGTGGTTGAATCGAGCCACGCAGGGGCTGTATCCTCCCGGTTCCACGTTCAAGATCTTCACGGCGCTGGCCGGGCTCCGCACCGGTGCGCTCCACGTCGACGATGTGGTGCAGTGCGACGGCTATCTGGAGATGGAAGGCCGCCGGTTTCCGTGTCATCGCACCGGCGGCCACGGCGAGGTGACGCTCGCGACCGCGATGGCTTACAGCTGCAATGTGTTCGCCTACCAGGTCGGCTTGGCCGCCGGCCCCGAGGCGCTGGCGGCGGAGGCACGCCGGTTCCACCTGGCGCAGCCAACGGGAATTGAACTTCCCTTTGAGACGGACCGCATGCTTGTGCCCGATCCGCCATGGAAGCGTCGCGTTCGACATGAGGCGTGGACGTTTGGCGACACCATCAACTACGCGATCGGCCAGGGCTTCCTGCGGTGTTCACCGCTCCAAGCCGCGTGTGCCACTGCTTCGCTGGCGCGACGCGAGAGCCTGACGGTCCCGACTATTCTGTACGACCCTCAACGCAGTCCGACCGGCACGCGTGTCGCCGAGCCGCTCGGGCTGAACGATGGCGACTACGCGGCGCTGATCGAAAGCCTCGAGGCGGTCGTACAGACCGGCATCGGACGCGACGCGCAAATCCCAGGCGTGCGGATCGCCGGCAAAACGGGCACGGCGCAGGTCGTCGGCCAAGAGGGCAAGAGGAACGTGGCGTGGTTCGTCGCCTTTGCTCCCGTCGAACGGCCGCAGATCGCCGTAGCGGTGGCGCTCGAAGGCCCGGATGTGGGCGCGGAATTCGGCGGCGCGCGTCACGCCGCGCCGGTCGTGCGCGAAATGCTGAGGAAGTATTTCGACAAGCACAGGCTCGATTAGCAACGGGCAAGAAGGCGGGCGCCCGATGATGGCCGGCATCGTCGTCGGCCCGTTGCGCACAGGGGCAATGGAGGTGCGCACGGATCGATTCGCGCGGGCGCATCCGGTGAAAACGATTCCGGCCCCGAACACTTCGACCAACACCGCACCGCAGTCACTGCGGTGTCCGGGAAGGTCGATCGCGCGTTGCTCGATCCGGGCACGCAATGCGATACCTCCCTCGCGTTTGACAATCCGCTCCCCGGGAAGATCTTGGTCCACTGCCATGCGTCTCCAATCGCCTACGATCTGGTTCTTCTCCGCGCCTCTGCGCGCGGTGCGCATCGGGGTTGAGTGGGCCTTCCTTGTCGGACGCCGGCCCTTGAGCTGAGGACCTCGGGCGCACCGTTCTCCTCCCGCTCTCGGTTGCCGGGATTTTGACCCACCGATGCGGCACCGGAGCCGTCTGCTCGATGCACCCGAATCCGCGATGTGCGGCTGAATCGGAGTGCGGCGGCCCGCGACGACCGGCAAGGCGATCGGAACGCTCCGCCCTTTTCCGTTCGACCACCACCAAGGATCACCGACGGCAGGCCGCTCGAGGATGACAGGGCCGGATGCTCCGGCCCTGACCGCGAATCACCCCCCGCGCGTTCGGAGGCCTCCGCCTTCGAGCCGGAATCAACGGCAGTTGGGAATGCATCGGTTCTCTCCCGCCGGTGATTTCAAGAACAGGCGCCAGGCTCTGGGCATCTCGAGCCCAGAGCGGGCAGCGCCTCAATCACAGCCCCCAGCCTCAGATCACACGACCCGCCATGAAAAACGAATTCATCGCACCGACGGCGCCGCGGCCGCCGATCACGACCAACCCCTTCGCGTCCCTCGAAAACCGGGACGAGCCGCCGGTGGATACCCCGATCGCCCGAACCGCTCAGGTTTGGTCCATCGTGCTGGCGGGCGGCGAGGGCGAGCGACTGCGCGCTTTGACTGAACGGTGGCTGGGACTTCACCGGCCCAAGCAATACTGCACCTTCACCGGACGCCGCTCCATGCTGCAACACACCCTTGCCCGCGCCGCTCAGCTGTCGAACCCGCGGCAGATATACGTCGTCGCCGCGCGCCATCATGCGCCCGAGGTGTGGGCCCACTTGGAAAAGGATCATTCGCGGCGGACGATTTTCCAGCCGCGAAATTGCGGGACGGCGCCCGGGGTTTTCCTGCCCTTGACGCACATCTATTCCCAGTCGCCCGAGTCGATCGTGGTCCTGTTTCCCTCCGATCATTTCGTGTTTCCGGAGCGGACGTTTCTGGGAACCGTGCGCCGGGCGGTCCAGGCGGCACAACGCCAGCCAGACAAACTGATCCTGATGGGGGCGCGGCCGGACTACCCGGAAACCGAATTCGGGTGGATCGAACCGGGCGCTACCGTCGATGTGGTCGATGGCCAGGCGGTGCGACGGGTGATGGCCTTCCGGGAAAAACCCCGGCTGGCGCTGGCGCAAAGGCTGTTCGACCGAGGGGCACTTTGGAACACCATGGTGATGGCCTTCCGCGCTCAGACGCTCTGGGACCTCGGGTGGCGTTGTCTCCCGGAAATGATGTCGGCGTTCGACGGTCTCAGGTCTCACTTCGGCGCCGAAAGTGAAAAGGAAGTTCTCCAGGAGATCTACGAGACCATGCCCACCGCGGACTTTTCGTCGCATCTGGTGGAAAAGGCGGTGAGTTCGATCCTGGTCATGGAACTTCGCAACGTCGTGTGGAGCGACTGGGGCAACGAGGCGAGAATCGTCGAAACACTCAGGAGGATCGGAAAGCGGCCGTCGTTTGCGG is part of the Opitutus terrae PB90-1 genome and harbors:
- a CDS encoding RNA polymerase sigma factor — translated: MNDDASLLHAFATKRDEAAFRQLVGQRIGFVYAVALRRLNDPHLAQEATQSVFIALARKAARVAQNPSVMGWLHRCCCYETHNLMRAQINRAAREQEAHQRGTTTAPSPSGHRWEEIETVLDDALSELAEPDRSAILARYFSNQSFAEIGTASGRTENAARMRVERALSKLREQLQRRGFDSTAAVLAGLLPSSASALVPSGLSTTIADAALSTVGTTSLLAVFVATMSTTKITATLAAVAGLGIIGYQIHQTNVLAGELGSLRAEHARATETVRALENQIRELKTAPASTTAVGTATAATATTAVAAKAEPVEVPGITRQAPPGWFKNGNNTKGYDVGVDQTQPWGGMPSAYVKSNDLSTAEGFGGMMQVTAADVYRGQRVRLSGWMKTQDVQDEGAHLWLRVDGKGRGNILAFDNMRNRAPKGTTDWQEYSIVLDVPRDAEAINYGMFLAGRGQIWVNALTVTAVGAETPITNPQSLPKPPNAPVNLGFNPDSTPKT
- a CDS encoding GIY-YIG nuclease family protein; this encodes MVVHFAEVNAPAPNPGEYWVYILESSDGALYVGQTNNVPERLRKHGYRIGSKFTRDHIRPTLVYVERRATLQEAVSREAQLKRWSRAKKEALIRGDAQSLHRLSRSRD
- a CDS encoding HNH endonuclease, giving the protein MNHKQTFRHEFRGGYIWSPKRRKDGARNVFYDCMRMVRPGDVVFSYADGLIRGAGTAKTHCYTSPRPDEFGHIGNAWDVIGWRVDVDFLTAANPVQPHFVLDDIGPYIGVRHSPLNADGTGRQAVYLAAIPDVLGHIVADRIGFVVPAGHVAELGDGNQIEVELPGIDEWEQIEERKIESSELPQTERAALIKSRLGQGRFKINVSRFETRCRVTQVSNPVHLIASHIKPWRESNNEERLAAGNGLLLTPTIDHLFDRGFISFADSGETLISPIADVDSLRRMGVNPDNPPQVGGFNSDQKHFLQHHRTSIFLEGVSA
- a CDS encoding HNH endonuclease, whose translation is MKLFVGVTNNDWFRFLSERKPDEVNFWRPRSQTDFKALQPGDLFLFKLHSPLDFIAGGGVFVRHSFLPLPLAWQAFGEKNGMPDFETFERRILEHRDQAELTRQLGCTILVQPFFWTRDLWIPIPSDWKKNIVTGKGYSVGSPAGIALWTEVRSRLDGNALPEIAAVAEEHERYGATATIRPRLGQGAFRVEVTDAYSRRCAITGEKTLPALEAGHIRPYAKSGPHEIRNGLLLRSDLHNLFDLGYLTVTLDYRVEVSRRIREEFENGRHYYALHGQSLAVIPRHEKSRPAPEFLEWHHGIFKG
- a CDS encoding DUF262 domain-containing protein, which gives rise to MQPDATQHNIAWFKDQHAADKLNLSPDFQRNHVWLEDEASYLVDTILHELPFPEIYIRNIVDEDGGSKFEVVDGQQRIRTILGFAAGDFPLQGDDVSPKFLGKTFKQLTPEQRTKYWAYKIVVRELGSANDAEIRDLFRRLNKHAVTLNDQELRHAHFKGKFIKLMENIADDEWWSENKIVTTRQIRRMEDIEFVSELFIGVVSGPQNKKDTIDDYYEQYEKDFPEKEEHTKLFRDTKALIEDVLPHEELRRWSGKSDFYSLFLAFSHFAAETITGSRKKRLLEALSGFRDDVDRTKKKDAKPSKSDHVNDYVEAVTRAASDIDRRRTRIRIVSGLIRRAVKG
- a CDS encoding peptidoglycan D,D-transpeptidase FtsI family protein, translated to MTGLLAIVFAGLVRVQLVHSASYVARGQRQHHRQLVVPASRGNIYDRERRLLATTRTPSTVAFDLGQLRNEAVVEGETVSFGDRSLRRVSPSAKDRLATAQRHVDRLNAVTGRAVQLDAARLDWAYRRRPNVPFVLIEDVTVQEATRVAAAFARSSTVQLARTPRRWYPFGRTAAQVLGGVHREIVRPASRVSREGYRTMAATGTTGNSGIEKLFNRRLEGHPGAAVVQLDVFGFLAGAPVVTEQPIQGEDVVLSLDVDLQLAAERGMSESAAVRGAAVALSIQTGEVLAMVSRPDYDLNVVSPVLTPELKLQIDAEEGWLNRATQGLYPPGSTFKIFTALAGLRTGALHVDDVVQCDGYLEMEGRRFPCHRTGGHGEVTLATAMAYSCNVFAYQVGLAAGPEALAAEARRFHLAQPTGIELPFETDRMLVPDPPWKRRVRHEAWTFGDTINYAIGQGFLRCSPLQAACATASLARRESLTVPTILYDPQRSPTGTRVAEPLGLNDGDYAALIESLEAVVQTGIGRDAQIPGVRIAGKTGTAQVVGQEGKRNVAWFVAFAPVERPQIAVAVALEGPDVGAEFGGARHAAPVVREMLRKYFDKHRLD
- a CDS encoding sugar phosphate nucleotidyltransferase, encoding MKNEFIAPTAPRPPITTNPFASLENRDEPPVDTPIARTAQVWSIVLAGGEGERLRALTERWLGLHRPKQYCTFTGRRSMLQHTLARAAQLSNPRQIYVVAARHHAPEVWAHLEKDHSRRTIFQPRNCGTAPGVFLPLTHIYSQSPESIVVLFPSDHFVFPERTFLGTVRRAVQAAQRQPDKLILMGARPDYPETEFGWIEPGATVDVVDGQAVRRVMAFREKPRLALAQRLFDRGALWNTMVMAFRAQTLWDLGWRCLPEMMSAFDGLRSHFGAESEKEVLQEIYETMPTADFSSHLVEKAVSSILVMELRNVVWSDWGNEARIVETLRRIGKRPSFAATDSPLECSTDDTVSAVEELVL